From Cannabis sativa cultivar Pink pepper isolate KNU-18-1 chromosome 8, ASM2916894v1, whole genome shotgun sequence, a single genomic window includes:
- the LOC115700783 gene encoding pentatricopeptide repeat-containing protein At2g01860 encodes MDCRLLTAGLYSIPYGNFARHSRVIVMGYPKTRRKLTKNLRYPMRSRLPPNLGTNLFLKNKKTVKETCPPDMTDEEGEEKNGSEDGNEIVWGPDEIEAITSLFQGRIPQKPGKLGRERSLPLPIPHMLRPLGLPTPKKHVKRAGTPETMFSRAPLSKQVYKSPGVLIGLAREIKNLPAEKDVSLVLNKCSKFLQKGSLSMTVRELGHLNLPERALQTFCWVQKQPHLYPDDRILASTVEVLARNHALKVPFDLRRFVGSASASGSVIEAMVRGFTKGGSLHLAWKILSLAKDNDMMLDSSAYAKVIIELGKNPERYALVESLLNELGDRQDLTLSQQDCTSIMKVCIRLGKFEIAESLYEWYKQSGNDLSIVMYTTLIHSRCLEKKYREALAVVWEMEESNSLFDLPAYRVVIRLFVALNDVSRASRYFARLKESGFSPTYDVYKDLIKLYMASGRLAKCKDICKEAELAGFKLDKQLISRLLQLEREKLVMRF; translated from the coding sequence ATGGATTGTAGGTTATTGACTGCTGGCTTGTATTCAATTCCATATGGGAATTTTGCAAGGCATAGCAGAGTGATTGTGATGGGATATCCCAAAACAAGGAGAAAACTAACAAAGAACCTTCGATATCCAATGCGTTCTAGGCTTCCTCCCAACCTTGGGACGAATTTGTTTTTGAAGAATAAGAAAACTGTAAAGGAAACATGTCCCCCAGATATGACTGATGAAGAGGGTGAAGAAAAAAATGGAAGTGAAGATGGTAATGAGATTGTTTGGGGTCCAGATGAAATTGAGGCTATTACATCGCTTTTCCAAGGGAGAATACCTCAAAAGCCTGGGAAGTTGGGTAGAGAGAGATCCCTTCCACTCCCAATTCCTCACATGCTTCGACCTTTGGGGCTTCCTACACCGAAGAAACATGTAAAAAGGGCAGGTACCCCTGAAACAATGTTTTCTCGTGCTCCTCTATCCAAGCAAGTTTACAAGAGCCCTGGTGTTCTAATTGGCCTAGCTCGAGAGATAAAGAATCTTCCGGCCGAAAAAGATGTGTCCTTAGTTCTCAACAAGTGTTCAAAGTTTCTGCAAAAGGGGTCCTTGTCAATGACAGTTCGAGAACTGGGTCATCTAAATCTTCCTGAAAGAGCTTTGCAGACGTTCTGTTGGGTTCAGAAACAACCTCATCTGTACCCAGATGACCGGATTTTAGCTTCTACCGTTGAGGTGCTGGCTAGGAACCATGCATTGAAAGTTCCATTTGATTTGAGGAGGTTTGTTGGATCGGCTTCGGCTAGTGGAAGTGTGATTGAGGCAATGGTAAGAGGATTCACCAAAGGAGGTAGCTTGCATCTTGCTTGGAAGATATTATCATTGGCAAAAGATAATGATATGATGTTAGATTCCAGCGCATATGCTAAAGTAATTATAGAGCTTGGAAAGAATCCTGAAAGATATGCTCTTGTGGAGAGCTTATTAAATGAGCTCGGAGATAGACAGGACTTAACTTTGAGCCAGCAGGACTGTACATCTATAATGAAAGTATGCATTAGActtgggaaatttgaaattgcTGAGAGCCTATATGAATGGTATAAACAATCAGGGAATGACCTAAGTATAGTTATGTATACAACGCTGATTCATAGCCGCTGTTTAGAGAAAAAGTATAGGGAGGCATTAGCTGTGGTTTGGGAAATGGAGGAATCAAATTCTCTCTTTGATCTTCCAGCTTATCGTGTTGTGATCAGACTTTTTGTTGCTCTGAATGATGTCTCAAGGGCTTCAAGATACTTTGCAAGGTTAAAAGAATCAGGTTTCTCACCCACATATGATGTTTACAAGGACTTGATTAAACTTTACATGGCTTCTGGGAGGTTGGCTAAGTGTAAGGATATCTGCAAGGAAGCAGAGCTGGCAGGATTCAAATTGGATAAACAACTAATTTCTCGACTGTTACAATTGGAAAGGGAGAAATTGGTTATGAGATTTTGA
- the LOC115703661 gene encoding uncharacterized protein LOC115703661 gives MAGDGGVVWAEGCHASQGTRERERAHYKCFLFCFNVAGLAAVARDSFSSLLPWLEATANSVSSEMMGRVIMLCWALWAARNDLVWNKRVRRVSDVVAFANLSLDHWIKAQGKGNLPLLSPLKEGDGAEQWLKPSSGIKLNVDAAIFASSLKYGFGCVVRNSAGELVSVFAGIKDGSVAPELAESIGIREALSWLKNNAYTRATIESDSLVCVEAIRSEESLVSVFGLVVEDCKNILKDLVNVSISFVKRSANCAAHFVARHSVTFAECMFPINSVPLNFLSILESDCSF, from the exons ATGGCCGGGGACGGCGGTGTGGTCTGGGCAGAGGGCTGCCACGCGAGTCAGGGAacaagagagagggagagagc TCATTATAAGTGTTTTCTTTTTTGCTTCAATGTTGCTGGTTTGGCTGCTGTAGCAAGGGACTCTTTCTCCTCTCTGCTGCCGTGGCTAGAAGCTACAGCCAATTCTGTTTCCAGCGAGATGATGGGGCGTGTAATAATGCTATGTTGGGCTTTATGGGCAGCGAGAAACGATCTGGTGTGGAATAAGCGGGTTAGAAGGGTGAGTGACGTGGTGGCGTTTGCTAATTTGAGTCTTGACCATTGGATAAAAGCTCAAGGAAAGGGTAATCTACCCTTGTTGTCTCCTCTCAAAGAGGGAGACGGTGCGGAGCAGTGGTTAAAACCGTCTTCGGGTATCAAGCTCAACGTAGATGCGGCCATCTTTGCCTCCTCCCTCAAGTATGGCTTCGGATGTGTGGTAAGGAATTCAGCTGGTGAGTTGGTCTCTGTTTTTGCAGGGATCAAAGATGGTTCGGTTGCCCCTGAATTGGCCGAAAGCATAGGTATCAGGGAGGCTCTAAGTTGGCTCAAAAATAATGCATACACGCGGGCTACTATCGAGTCGGATAGCCTTGTCTGCGTTGAAGCTATTCGGAGCGAAGAGTCTCTTGTTTCTGTGTTCGGTTTGGTGGTTGAAGATTGCAAAAATATTCTTAAAGATTTGGTCAATGTTTCAATTTCTTTTGTTAAGCGTTCTGCGAACTGTGCTGCGCACTTTGTTGCCCGGCACTCTGTTACTTTCGCTGAATGTATGTTTCCCATTAACAGTGTTCCTTTGAACTTTTTGTCTATCTTGGAGAGCGATTGCTCCTTTTAA
- the LOC115699197 gene encoding CDPK-related kinase 1 has product MGLCHGKPIENRQTQSETSIVHDGNEAASNSQTRKSSNFPFYSPSPLPSLFKNSPANSSVSSTPLRIFKRPFPPPSPAKHIRALLARRHGSIKPNEASIPEGSECEVGLDKNFGFSKHFVTNYEIGEEVGRGHFGYTCSAQAKKGSMKGQDVAVKVIPKSKMTTAIAIEDVRREVKILRALSGHKNLVQFYDSYEDDENVYVVMELCKGGELLDRILSRGGKYSEEDAKAVMVQILSVVAFCHLQGVVHRDLKPENFLFVTKDENSTLKAIDFGLSDYVKPDERLNDIVGSAYYVAPEVLHRSYGTEADMWSIGVIAYILLCGSRPFWARTESGIFRTVLKADPSFDEAPWPTLSSDARDFVKRLLNKDYRKRLTAAQALSHPWLADCQDLKVPTDMIVLKMVKAYICSSSLRKSALGALSKTLSVSHTAYLRDQFMLLGPNKSGFISMQNFKTGLLKCSTDAMKDSRSTDYIHMISSIQYRKLDFEEFCAASISVHQLEGMETWEQHARRAYELFEKDGNRPIMIEELASELGLSPSVPVHVVLQDWIKHSDGKLSFLGFVRLLHGVSSRSFQKA; this is encoded by the exons ATGGGACTCTGTCATGGAAAACCCATTGAAAATCGCCAAACTCAATCTGAAACCTCAATAGTTCACGATGGAAATGAGGCTGCGTCTAATTCTCAGACCAGAAAGTCCTCCAATTTTCCCTTTTACAGCCCAAGTCCTCTTCCCAGTCTCTTTAAGAACTCTCCGGCCAACTCAAGCGTTAGCTCCACTCCTTTGAGGATCTTCAAGCGGCCATTTCCGCCACCGTCTCCGGCGAAGCACATTCGCGCCCTTTTAGCCCGCCGCCATGGCTCGATCAAGCCCAACGAGGCCTCAATCCCAGAAGGGAGTGAGTGTGAGGTTGGATTGGATAAAAATTTTGGCTTCTCAAAGCATTTTGTAACCAATTATGAGATTGGGGAAGAAGTGGGACGAGGGCATTTTGGGTATACTTGCTCAGCTCAAGCAAAGAAAGGGAGTATGAAGGGCCAAGATGTGGCTGTTAAAGTTATTCCAAAATCAAAG ATGACGACAGCAATTGCCATAGAGGATGTAAGGAGAGAAGTGAAGATACTTCGTGCTCTGTCGGGACATAAGAACTTAGTGCAATTCTACGATTCCTACGAAGATGATGAAAATGTTTATGTAGTGATGGA GCTGTGTAAAGGAGGTGAACTGCTGGATCGAATACTCTCAAG GGGTGGAAAGTATTCCGAAGAAGATGCAAAGGCAGTTATGGTGCAGATTTTAAGTGTTGTTGCTTTCTGTCATCTTCAAGGTGTTGTTCATCGGGACCTCAAGCCAGAG aattttctttttgtAACAAAGGACGAGAATTCCACGTTGAAGGCAATTGATTTTGGACTCTCTGACTATGTAAAGCCAG ATGAGAGATTAAACGATATTGTTGGAAGCGCATATTATGTAGCTCCTGAAGTTCTACATAGGTCATACGGCACAGAAGCAGACATGTGGAGTATTGGTGTAATTGCCTACATCCTTTTATGTGGAAGTCGACCCTTTTGGGCCCGGACTGAATCTGGCATCTTCCGAACTGTCCTTAAGGCAGATCCCAGCTTTGATGAAGCTCCATGGCCGACATTGTCTTCTGATGCAAGAGATTTTGTAAAGAGATTGTTGAACAAGGATTACCGGAAGAGGCTAACGGCTGCTCAAGCTCTAA GTCATCCATGGTTAGCTGATTGTCAAGATCTAAAGGTGCCAACAGACATGATAGTTTTGAAGATGGTAAAAGCTTATATATGCTCTTCTTCTCTGCGGAAATCAGCATTAGGG GCTCTTTCAAAGACATTGTCAGTATCTCATACAGCTTATTTGAGGGACCAATTTATGCTTTTAGGGCCAAACAAAAGTGGATTCATCTCTATGCAGAACTTTAAGACA GGTTTACTAAAGTGCTCCACTGATGCCATGAAGGATTCACGGTCCACAGATTACATTCACATG ATTAGCTCCATTCAATATagaaaattagattttgaagAATTCTGTGCTGCTTCCATAAGTGTACATCAGCTGGAAGGAATGGAAACGTGGGAGCAACATGCAAGGCGAGCCTATGAACTATTTGAGAAAGATGGAAACAGACCAATTATGATTGAAGAACTCGCATCG GAACTTGGACTTAGTCCATCAGTACCCGTTCACGTAGTTCTCCAAGACTGGATTAAACATTCGGACGGGAAGCTTAGCTTTCTTGGTTTTGTCAGACTTTTACACGGGGTTTCTTCCCGCTCATTCCAGAAAGCTTAA